The Anaerosporomusa subterranea nucleotide sequence TGCCAAAACCGGCGGAATAGGTAGTAAGCATCCCTTTCGTCACATCGATGCTGCCGTAGGCAAACAAAAGAGCCAACAAGGAACATAGGGGACCGACGATCAGCAGGTTCATGCCCTTGTACGCCAGCCACATGATCAGAGTCAGGGAAACCAGAATACCAATAAGACTGATAAGTTCGTAACCCATTTTCTCGAATTCTCCTTTGCGTTAATAATATGATTTTTTGATGAATTTCGCAGCATGTGCCGTATCTCCGCAAGGGAGATATGAAGTTATTTGGGTTCTTCTACCGGTTTGGTAATCACTCCGCAGGCACCTTCTGGATTTAGATTGTCCTCATTCACTCCTTTCCAGAAGGTCCTGGGAAGAGTACTACTGTTTTTTAGGCGTTAAACCAAGGATCTGTCTAGCTTCATCCGGAGTGGCGATCTCCTTGCCCATGGCAAGTGCGATATTCTTCACGCGCTGTAGCAGGCTAACATTGGTAGCGAGAACGCCTTTGGAGTAATAAATATTGTCTTCAATACCGACGCGGACATTGCCGCCAAGCGCCAAAGCGATGGTCGAAAGTTTCACATGGTCTTTACCGATGGCAGAAACGCCCCAGGTACAGTCTTTCGGAAGATGCTGATAGCAATACATCAAGGCGTCGACAGTCGCAGGCTGCGAGCCAGCCACGCCGAGCACGAGATTGAAGTGCATCGGAGTCTTGATTTCACCCTTTTCCGCCAAACGGATTGCATTCCAAATCATCGCGGTGTCAAAAACCTCAATTTCTGGCTTGACGTTGTATTTGAGCATTTCGGCTGCTAGATAGGAGACAGTTTCCGGATCGTTGAAATTGCATTTGGCGGGAAAGTTGGAAGAGCCGGTCGCAAGGCTCGACATATCGGGCGACAGGCAGATCATCTGACCGCGCTCCATATAGCTTTTGCCGGCGCGGCCACCGGTGGAAACCTGGCGAATAATATCACAGTCTGTATACCTATCAAGCTCTGCCATGACCTCACGGTTTACTTCGACGTCTGAAGTCGGATTTCCATCTTTGTCGCGGGTGTGGATATGAACTACAGCCGCGCCCTCTTTCCAGCATGCATAAGCATCAGCCGCAATTTCCTGCGGGGTTAGGGGAACATAAGGGGTTAATTTTTTGGTAGGGACATTGCCTGTAGGCGCGATGGTAAGAATAACTTTGTTGCTTAAATCACTCATGTTGGTTTCACCTCATATAATAATTTTTTTCGATTTAAGGGATAATTCTGGTCAAAGCTGGTTAATCTTTTCCAGAATTGCTGTCTGGCTTGACTTTGCCGGCAAGCCGCAATGGTGTATGCAATTTATCTTTTCGCTATTATGAGTTCAACGCATCACTCCAGTTCATCGGCAATTTCCCTTGTACTCTATAATAAGCAAAATCCATGCCAACAAGAGAATATGAATTTTAAACATGCACTAAATAAGCGGTAATGCCCACTTTGACTATGATCAAAGTGCATTGGTCATAATTGACGCAGTACTGTTTGTAGTTGATTTATATTTCTGATTTGCGGAAATATTTCCGTGTTTTCGGAATTTCGGAACTTTCGGCGTGTTGTAAACAGGAATATGCAATTGCCTGCCGAATGAATCTAAATGATAATTCATCGCCATTACACAAAGAAACGTTAATTCGGCCCGGTGTGCACGAAACCTGAGGAAGATTGCCACATTTCGTCCGCCGGACAACTAATACCTGTCATTATAACGACGGAATAGGACGTGCCTATTTCTGGGCTCGCCATGGATGGCGTAGCGCCTGCATTCGAAGCGTGCGGCGATCTTCTTCTGGTGCTTCGGCTTCGGCTCAAGCTTTGGATTATACAAGAAATGGAGGGATCATAATGATCAAAGTTTCTGCTGATCAATCTATCCTTGAGGCTGTCCGCCTGTTACTACAATCCACCGGCCGTGATATTTATTATTTTGATGAAGAGACTTCACTTGAACATAAAGTTAACCGGGAACACCTCATCGCCTTAGTCGCTTCTGGTTTTCCTGCCGCTCTTAGCTTGAAATCCATGGAGGCAATCACTCCGAATCTGCTCTCTTCTACTATCGACTCAAGCCAAACGTCGCTGGGGTTTGTCATGCGGTGGTTTATTAGCGTATTTGAATCACTGCATGACGGAGTTCTGATCATCGATCATAATGAAATCGTCCGTTATATCAATAAATCGTTCGAGCGAATCAGCGGGGCGGTGTTCTCGGAGACGGTCGGCCGCGTGCTGACTGAAGCCAGACCGGGGGCCAAACTGGGCAGCGCCGTTCGCACCGGCAAACCGCTATTAGGGGTTCGCCGGAAGTTTGGGGAAATTGAGTACATGACTGATATGCATCCAATTATCATTAATGGCGAATGTATTGGCGGCGTGACCATCGCACGTGATATTACGGAAATTCAGCAACTGCAAACCAAGCTAAGCAAATACCAGGTGCGCTATAATGATTTGTTGCGCCAGATAAATAAAGAAAATACGGCAACCTATCGCTTTGCCGACATCTGCGGCAACAGTCCGGCCTTGCACGCGGTCAAACGGCTGGCTGAGAAGCTAGCAAATTCAAATTTGCCAGTGCTACTTAGGGGTGAAAGCGGCACAGGCAAGGAACTATTTGCGCATGCTGTTCATCTGGCCAGCGCCAGACATGAACAGGCTTTTGTTACAGTTAATTGCGCCGCCATTCCTGGACCGCTCTTGGAAAGCGAACTGTTCGGCTACAGTGCGGGAGCTTTCTCCGGCGCCAAGCAAAGCGGCAAGTCTGGTTTGATTACGCTGGCTCATAACGGGACGCTTTTTTTAGACGAAATTGGCGACATGGATATTGAGTTGCAGGCGAAAATGCTGCGTGTGTTGCAGACTGGAGAAGTTCAGCCCTTGGGCAGTGTCAACAAGATGAAAGTAAATGTGCGGGTGGTCGCGGCTACCAACAGAAATCTGGAGGACATGATCCGGATAGGCAAGTTCCGGGAAGATTTATTTTACCGTTTAAATGTGTCGCAGGTGTACATCCCGCCTCTGCGCGAGCGTGTCCAAGATATCTCTGTCATGGCAGAACACTTCTTAGGACAATGCATTCACCCCAGCTTTGGCAAGCTAGAGCTCGACGCTGAAACGCTAAGAACCTTGGAACGCTATCCCTGGCCGGGAAACGTGCGTGAACTGGAGAATACCATCCGGTTTATCGCGAATATTACTGACCGGACTGTGATTACGCCCGACTATTTGCCGCAGGTTTTTTTCCAGCATCGTACTTTGGTCCAGAAGGAACAGACAATTAAGCCGGATGAAGCTGTTAGCTTAAAGACGATGAAGCACGCTGCAGAAAAAGAAATGATTGTCGCTGCTTTAACCAGCTTTGGCAGAAGTGTTCAGGGTAAGCGGGAGGCGGCTAAGCAGTTGGGCATCTCGTTAACTACTCTGTATGCGAGAATGAGCGTATTAAATATTAAGTGAACTATTTCAAAATTGGTGCTTGCTTGTTCAAAATGAACGTGTTAATATCAAAATTAGTTAAAGCTGGTTAATAAGCTGTCTGAAACTTTGTCCCAAAGCGGTTGCTTGCGGGATTATTGAAAGTTTCATTGACAGCTTTTTTGTTTTTCAGAAGCGCTTGGCTGGGCAAACCGGACAGACAATTTAGTAAAGGAGAGGTTCACATGAAAATCGGTTTTATGGGCTTAGGCCAAATGGGAAAACACATGGCGATGAATCTGCTCAAATGCGGCGAGGAAATTGTAGTCAACGACCTCAGAACAGACTCTTATCCAGAGTTTGAAGCCAAAGGCGCTAAAACGACGAAAAATCTTAAAGATATCGCCGAGTGCGACATTATCTTCCTTAGTCTGCCTGATACCAAAGTCGTTAAAGCCGTCCTCTTAGGACAACTGCTCGGTAATCTGAAAAAGGGGCAAGTGGTTGCTGATTTGAGTACAATTAATTACACAGCCAGCACTGAAATTGCCAAAGCACTTGAAGAAAAAGGTGTTGAGTTCATGGATGCTCCGGTTTCCGGTATGGAAGCGCGGGCAAAGGACGGTACGGTAACCGTTATGTGCGGCGGCAAAAAGGAAATATTCGACCTGCTGATGCCGTACTTCCAATGCATGGGTAGTAATATTCTCCACATGGGAGTCCATGGTTGTGGTCAACTGACCAAAGCCATCAACAATATCTTGTTTGACATCAATATCGCGGCGTTTGCCGAGATTCTGCCAATGGCTATTAAACTCGGACTTGACCCCGAGCAAATTGGCTCTGTCGTTAACAGTAGTTCTGGAAAGAGCTACGCATCCGAGTTCTTTATTCCACGCATTCTCAAACGGAACTTTGGCGATGGCTACCCGCTTGAGCATGCGTATAAGGATTTGGTCAGCGGCGCCGAACTTGGTGCGCAGCTTTGCATTCCTCTGCCTGTTATGCACGCAGCCGCCACTACCTACCAAATGGCGATGTTAAAAGGCCTTGGTCACAAAGATAAAGGCGCTATGACTTGTGTATTTGAAGATCTGCTAGGCGTAAAGTACGAGAAAAAATAAACAAAAAAAGTAAACAGCCGTGTGCGTTGCACCGGCTGTTTACTTTTTGTGACCGGGTACGATTAAATAGCTTAAGTTTCGTCATCTATTGTAATGTCATATATTGATAGGAAGAACCCTAGCAAGGAGGACATTCAGGATGAAACTTGGCGATCTCAGTGCAAAATACGAATCAAACGGTGATCCGGGGGCGATTTCCTCTGGTGAAGGTGATGCCGGCGGAGTCAGTTATGGCGCTTATCAGTTTGCGGCAAACGCCGGCGTTCCTGGGCAGTTTGTTGCTTGGCTGAAGCAAATCGGTTATTTGTATGCAGACGAGTTGGCGGAGGCTGGCGTGCCGGGATGTGACGAGTTTTCTGATGCGTGGCTGAGAGCTGCCGCTAGAGACCCGGACGGTTTCTTGGCAGCTCAGCATGAATTTGTAAGACAGAGCTACTATGAGCCGGCTCGGGAACAGGCGTTAGCGGCCGGTATCAACATCGATGGCTGCTCCTTTGCTCTGCAGAATGTAGTCTGGTCTGCTGCAGTTCAATATGGGGCCTATTATGTGAAAGAGTTGTTTGAAGATGCTGCGACCCAACTTGGCGTAACTTCTGCCGCCGACGCGGATGATGCGGCTCTTATCCAGGCGATTTATGACGTGCGGGCTTCAGACGAATGGACAACAGGCAGTCCCGAACTGCGGCCTGGGTTGATTGCCCGATTTGAAGCAGAGTGTCGTGATGCGCTGGCTGCTCTTGACAGTGAATGATAACGAACAGCGGCTGAGTAATAGGTAATTAGTCTGATTATCAGGAATTTTGAGAAACTTGATTTACCAATTGTCTACTGTGTAGTATCCTGTTAGTATGAGATCTTCGGTAGACGGGGTGAAACAAGTTGAACGCTAAATTTGACAGCCGGCGCTGCCTCATTCAGGAACTTACACCTGGTATGGAGATAGGCCAGACGGTATACGCAGGCAATGGAATGGCTTGGCTGGTTGAAGGGACTATCTTGAACTCGGAAATGATTCAGCGATTATTGGCGCTTGGCCTTGAGAACGTGGTCATTCGCGAGTATCGTAAAGTGCGGGTGGACATCCCCAAGGAAGAAACAGTTATCGAACCGCCACTCGAATTTGTTATCGCTCCTTCCACGTTACAGGTTAAAGTAGACAATGAATATGAGGCTGTGCTAACCAGCGTGCGGCGTCTATTTTCGATTCTACGTCTAAAGAGGGCGCTTGAGCCAACCACGCTTAACCAGATAACCGATCAGATTCTGGAATGGTCATCACGTGGTGCGTTCATTGCCAATTTTCTTTTGCTTGCTGCGCAGCGGCCAGATTATCCGGTGCAGCATTCTGTTCATGTGGCGGCGATTAGCGGTGTGATCGGCAATCTGCTGGAGATGCCTGAGCAGGAGCTGAAGGAACTGGTTTTATGCGGCTTAGTTCATGATATAGGCTTTTTACCTGATTCTAACGAAACGCTGCTCGGTTTGTCTCAGCCAGATCAGATGGAAAATGCCAGATCGCATCCGGTCAAAGGCTTCAAAATCCTGCAAGCATGTTCATTTATTCCACAATCCGTCCTATATGGAGTACTGCAGCATCATGAACGTTGTGATGGCAGCGGCTATCCGCTCGGGGTAGATCAGGATAAGATACATCGGTTTGCGAAAATTATCGGGGTGGCTGACACATACGAATTGCTAAATTTTAGCAGAGATAATACTGAATGTTTGTCGCCCTTCTTGGTCATGCGAAGATTAAAGGATGAGATGCTTGAAAAACTCGATCCAGTTTCCTGTACCGCGTTCCTAGAATATTTAACTAAGGGCATGATCGGCAACGTTGTCTTGTTGAGCGACGGCGCCAAAGCACAGGTGGTGTATTGGTATTCCTCTGATCCCCAGCCTGTTGTTAGAAAAGATAATGGTAACTTCATCGACCTCTCAAAACAAAAACAAGTATCGATTGTTAAAATTATCAGCGCGTAATAAAAAAGCAGGCCCTGTAAGTCCAACGCAATTGGATTTACAGGGCGTTTTTTGTATTATGTTGGCAATGAGTTTTTACACGGCATGTTTGGATTTTTATCGTTTTCTTCTGGACGGATTACGCTTGAAGCGGGTTGGCTAGTCTGATCATAGTTCGTATGTCCGTATGGGCCATGGTCAGGAGACTTTTGCGGTACATCGCCGCTAACCTGAGCTTTGCCATAGGTATCACTTCGTGGTTGTTTATCTCGCATGATTTATCCTCCTGTCATTTAGCATATTTAGAAGCGGGAACGTCTTGAATCGCGGACCCGGACCATACGCGGCGCATTTGGTTCAAGAAAGTTTTGCTCCGCGTCACTGGCGCGGTTGGAGAATTGTTTAGGATCACCCAACGTGAGTGCATGTGATAGGGAACGCGATACCGCAAAGCGTCTTCCTGAATTAGAAGCCATTTTTTCGCACCTCCTGCCGATAGTTTGTCCGAATTCATTAAGTCTGACGCTGGCAAAAGACTGTAATCGAATTTAGAGCAAAAATCTGGGGTAGCCTAGGAAAAGAATGAAGCAGACTGGAGGGAAGCCCCATGACAGATATTGATCAATTAATACAAGTTGATTTGATTGCCTTTCGTGAGCGAGCTATTGAAGCATTGCAGAAGCGAAACCCACATTTGTTTTCCATTGCCAATGCGATTTTATCAGGCAAGAAAAATCGGCTGGGACTGGAAGTGACAACAGCCGGGAAATCTATCGGGCAATATACGCTTCACCTAGATGGTCTAAAGGTCAGTCATGCCGAAGCTGGCAAGCTTGACCCGCAATTTCAACATCCGCTGTTGGGAACTATTCGACTGTACGGTATTATAGAACTTGCAGCGCTAGAACGAGCCTTGGCAGACCCAAAACTGCTAGAAGATCCACTGTCTGCGATCAGTGGCTATCTGCCTGATATAACTATAAAATTTTTGCCATAACCGCTAGCCGCTCGATGAGCGGCATTTCCTTAAGGAACGGAACACTAGCGTCACGAGACGACACGAGCGCCGCTAAGGACATCCGTTTTGTGTCGCTCGTGTATCGTTAGTGCCGCTCGTGTTCATCGCTCAATCACGATCCTCAATCTTATGAAGACCACGTAGCGCTTTTTCTTATCCTGGCGCAGGGAATTTGCGTTCTTATGTGAAATATAGTAGTGATATAACGAAGGCTCAATTTGAGGTGGCCACTCTGAAGCTTAGCAATCATCTGCGCTTTTTGCGGTATCTGCTTGAACATAAATGGCTGGTTTTCCTGGAAGCCTGCAAACTTGGTATCCCTTGGCGCGGTCTGGTGCATGATCTGAGCAAGTTTTCACCCCAGGAATGGCAGCCACGCGTGGCGGCTATGGGCAATCGTGCCAAAGATTATCAAGATGCTGAGGGTTTTTATGTTGCCGAAAACGTGCCAGACGAATTGGCGTCAAGTTGGCTGCATCATTATCACCATAACAAACATCACTGGCAATGGTGGGTTGTCCTGTTAGATGGCAAAGTATACAAAGTGTTGCCAATGACAGATGAGTACCGCCGTGAAATGTTGGCCGACTGGCTGGCAGTGGCTCGTATGCCCGGGCGGCAGGCTATGCTTCCCTGGTATCAGGAAAATCGTGATGCCATGCTGCTTCATCCCGAGACCAAACAGTGGGTTGAAGAACAATTAGGTCTGCAGACTGATAAAGCGTGTTTCAAAAACACGCAACCATAAAAAGGGGAGGCTGTTAGAAAATGCCCAGATGCTAGGAACAGCGAGGCTTGCGCCGCGCCGCGTACAAAAGGTACGCAAGCAAGCAAACGCAGTCGCGACAACGCAGATGGGCGTTTTGTAGCAGTCTCTGACCAAAAAAACAGAAAGATAGTGGAGTGACAAAGAATGCGGCTAGTGTCTCAGCCTGTACATAAACGGATTGCGTTTGTGTTAGTATTCATCATCGGTTCGCTTTGTCTGCTGGCTTTGCGTATCGCCTGGATTCAGTTTGTCGATGGCAAACGTATGGCAGAAAAAATGCAGGCCCAGTTAAAAGATACACGAATTCTCTATTCACCACGGGGCATCGTCTATGATCGCAACGGCCGTGAACTGGCAATTAGCGCAATGCGTAAGTCTTTATACGCCGACCCGGGAGAGATACCTGCACAAAAGCGGGAGGAAACCGCGCGCATTCTGGCGCCGATTCTCTCAATGCGGGTTTCTGATCTGCTTGATTTGCTAAAGACCGACAGCCGTTTCGTCTGGATTCGGCGGACCCTGGAACCAGATGTCTCTGATAAGATTTCTGCTGCTATTGCCAGTCAAAACTTGAC carries:
- a CDS encoding DUF5662 family protein is translated as MKYSSDITKAQFEVATLKLSNHLRFLRYLLEHKWLVFLEACKLGIPWRGLVHDLSKFSPQEWQPRVAAMGNRAKDYQDAEGFYVAENVPDELASSWLHHYHHNKHHWQWWVVLLDGKVYKVLPMTDEYRREMLADWLAVARMPGRQAMLPWYQENRDAMLLHPETKQWVEEQLGLQTDKACFKNTQP
- a CDS encoding HD-GYP domain-containing protein, which translates into the protein MNAKFDSRRCLIQELTPGMEIGQTVYAGNGMAWLVEGTILNSEMIQRLLALGLENVVIREYRKVRVDIPKEETVIEPPLEFVIAPSTLQVKVDNEYEAVLTSVRRLFSILRLKRALEPTTLNQITDQILEWSSRGAFIANFLLLAAQRPDYPVQHSVHVAAISGVIGNLLEMPEQELKELVLCGLVHDIGFLPDSNETLLGLSQPDQMENARSHPVKGFKILQACSFIPQSVLYGVLQHHERCDGSGYPLGVDQDKIHRFAKIIGVADTYELLNFSRDNTECLSPFLVMRRLKDEMLEKLDPVSCTAFLEYLTKGMIGNVVLLSDGAKAQVVYWYSSDPQPVVRKDNGNFIDLSKQKQVSIVKIISA
- a CDS encoding sigma-54 interaction domain-containing protein, with the protein product MIKVSADQSILEAVRLLLQSTGRDIYYFDEETSLEHKVNREHLIALVASGFPAALSLKSMEAITPNLLSSTIDSSQTSLGFVMRWFISVFESLHDGVLIIDHNEIVRYINKSFERISGAVFSETVGRVLTEARPGAKLGSAVRTGKPLLGVRRKFGEIEYMTDMHPIIINGECIGGVTIARDITEIQQLQTKLSKYQVRYNDLLRQINKENTATYRFADICGNSPALHAVKRLAEKLANSNLPVLLRGESGTGKELFAHAVHLASARHEQAFVTVNCAAIPGPLLESELFGYSAGAFSGAKQSGKSGLITLAHNGTLFLDEIGDMDIELQAKMLRVLQTGEVQPLGSVNKMKVNVRVVAATNRNLEDMIRIGKFREDLFYRLNVSQVYIPPLRERVQDISVMAEHFLGQCIHPSFGKLELDAETLRTLERYPWPGNVRELENTIRFIANITDRTVITPDYLPQVFFQHRTLVQKEQTIKPDEAVSLKTMKHAAEKEMIVAALTSFGRSVQGKREAAKQLGISLTTLYARMSVLNIK
- a CDS encoding chitosanase, which translates into the protein MKLGDLSAKYESNGDPGAISSGEGDAGGVSYGAYQFAANAGVPGQFVAWLKQIGYLYADELAEAGVPGCDEFSDAWLRAAARDPDGFLAAQHEFVRQSYYEPAREQALAAGINIDGCSFALQNVVWSAAVQYGAYYVKELFEDAATQLGVTSAADADDAALIQAIYDVRASDEWTTGSPELRPGLIARFEAECRDALAALDSE
- a CDS encoding 3-keto-5-aminohexanoate cleavage protein; translation: MSDLSNKVILTIAPTGNVPTKKLTPYVPLTPQEIAADAYACWKEGAAVVHIHTRDKDGNPTSDVEVNREVMAELDRYTDCDIIRQVSTGGRAGKSYMERGQMICLSPDMSSLATGSSNFPAKCNFNDPETVSYLAAEMLKYNVKPEIEVFDTAMIWNAIRLAEKGEIKTPMHFNLVLGVAGSQPATVDALMYCYQHLPKDCTWGVSAIGKDHVKLSTIALALGGNVRVGIEDNIYYSKGVLATNVSLLQRVKNIALAMGKEIATPDEARQILGLTPKKQ